A single region of the Pontimicrobium sp. SW4 genome encodes:
- a CDS encoding glycoside hydrolase family 2 TIM barrel-domain containing protein has protein sequence MIKKITIFTLLLSSLSIYSQQKDPIKDYKHFIENEQVISENKEPAHASFTSFTSKENALKNNPQFRQLLNGTWKFNWVKNPKDRPTLFMKSSFDTSNWDDIKVPSNWEVEGFGTPIYVNHQYEFTDYKAMIADDMELVDRIYPKNPGDVPDNYNPVGTYSRDFTIEKNWTEKEIFLHIGAMKSGGFVWLNGEYIGYSQGSKLPAEFNITKAAKPGKNTIAIQIFRWTDGSYLECQDFWRISGIERDVFIYAQPKIRIQDFEVTSTLDKGYGNGVFQLDVDLQNHTPKNRNIKVSYELLDGNKMISSGNKKIEIPSSQKDATSFWAIIPDVKQWNAEHPNLYTLIIETNDSKGEIIEVTHREIGFRSVEIKNGLLLVNGQRITLKGVNAHEVDPETGHVMSEELIKKDIQLWKENNINAVRLAHYPRGRRFYELCDKYGIYVVDEANIESHGMYYGKYSLAKIPSWENAHVDRMLRMVERDKNHPSLIIWSMGNEAGNGINFFKGYDVIKANDNTKRPVQYERPYKDYDGNLYDMDSNTDIIVPQYPSPARFEEVGKSKTDRPYIPSEYAHAMGNSTGNFQDYWDIIELYDNLQGGFIWDWVDQSIWKTNEKGERFYAYGGDFGENMPSDNTFLNNGIVFPDRSPQPALYEVKKAHEYINFKDKGINRHDELRVLVENLYDFTNLNQFNFKAAIKADGKVLKTINFDDISVETHTGKLIRIPLKSVEFQDNTEYFVHFSATTKEDWGILPKGFEVAREQIPLSSKFKQTKIEIEENTELAVQNSKGILTINNDDLSVIFSKNEGRLTSYIFKGNELLKDGKGPKPNFWRAVTDNDFGNRMDEKNIEWKRASLELKASSVEYKTLKNGSVSITINYNLPAVETTFVSNYTIYGNGVIHIENTLNETSYEGDIPRIGMRLQLPKSYENLSYLGRGPHENYQDRMASAFVDLYMSKISEQYVPYIRPQDNGYKTDTRWLAIANQQNNGLLFVSASKNYLSFSALHMENEDFDTTPGLDYNNSNKSKHTIDITEKDLVQINIDLGQRGLAGDDSWWSKPQEKYQFKGNQKHGYSFYIIPFENKTADDFIPLSKTFRNQN, from the coding sequence ATGATTAAAAAAATTACAATTTTTACGCTTTTACTTTCTAGCTTATCAATTTACAGCCAGCAAAAAGACCCAATAAAAGACTATAAACACTTCATAGAAAACGAACAGGTCATTTCTGAAAATAAAGAACCTGCTCATGCATCGTTTACCTCTTTCACTTCAAAAGAAAATGCATTAAAAAACAATCCTCAATTTCGTCAATTATTAAATGGCACTTGGAAATTTAATTGGGTGAAAAATCCTAAAGACAGGCCAACTCTATTCATGAAATCAAGCTTTGATACGTCTAACTGGGATGACATAAAAGTACCTTCCAATTGGGAAGTTGAAGGCTTCGGCACACCTATATACGTAAATCATCAATACGAGTTTACCGATTATAAAGCGATGATTGCTGACGACATGGAATTAGTTGATAGAATCTACCCGAAAAACCCAGGTGATGTCCCAGACAATTACAATCCAGTTGGCACCTATAGTCGTGATTTTACTATTGAAAAAAACTGGACCGAAAAGGAAATATTTCTACATATTGGAGCTATGAAATCTGGTGGATTTGTTTGGCTAAATGGAGAGTATATTGGTTATTCTCAAGGCAGTAAATTACCAGCAGAATTTAACATTACCAAAGCGGCCAAACCTGGAAAGAACACCATAGCCATTCAAATTTTCAGATGGACAGATGGCTCCTATTTAGAGTGTCAGGATTTTTGGCGAATAAGCGGAATTGAGCGTGACGTTTTTATTTATGCGCAACCTAAAATTAGGATTCAGGATTTTGAGGTCACTTCAACACTTGATAAAGGATATGGAAATGGTGTGTTTCAATTAGACGTTGACTTACAAAATCACACTCCGAAAAACAGAAACATTAAGGTCAGCTATGAGTTGTTAGATGGCAATAAAATGATCTCTTCAGGAAATAAAAAAATTGAAATCCCTTCCTCTCAAAAAGATGCCACTAGTTTTTGGGCAATAATTCCTGACGTAAAACAATGGAATGCCGAACATCCTAATTTATACACCCTCATTATTGAAACTAACGATTCTAAAGGGGAGATCATAGAGGTCACGCACAGAGAAATAGGGTTTCGTTCTGTTGAAATAAAAAATGGCTTGCTTTTGGTAAATGGCCAACGCATTACCTTAAAAGGTGTCAACGCTCACGAAGTTGACCCAGAAACTGGCCATGTCATGTCTGAAGAGCTTATCAAAAAGGACATTCAGCTTTGGAAAGAAAACAACATTAATGCGGTTCGATTAGCACATTATCCAAGAGGAAGACGATTCTATGAATTATGCGACAAATACGGAATTTATGTGGTCGATGAAGCTAATATTGAATCTCATGGCATGTACTATGGCAAGTATTCATTGGCAAAAATACCATCTTGGGAAAATGCACATGTTGATAGAATGTTACGAATGGTTGAGCGAGATAAAAACCATCCTTCTCTGATCATTTGGTCAATGGGAAATGAAGCAGGAAATGGTATTAATTTCTTTAAAGGTTACGATGTTATTAAAGCAAACGACAACACTAAGCGTCCTGTGCAATATGAACGTCCATATAAAGATTATGATGGTAATTTGTACGATATGGATTCTAATACAGATATTATTGTGCCTCAATATCCAAGTCCTGCACGATTTGAAGAAGTAGGGAAATCAAAAACCGACAGACCATATATTCCAAGTGAATATGCACATGCTATGGGAAACAGCACAGGTAATTTTCAGGATTATTGGGACATCATTGAGTTATACGACAATCTACAAGGCGGATTTATTTGGGATTGGGTAGATCAATCCATTTGGAAAACTAACGAAAAAGGTGAACGCTTTTATGCTTATGGTGGCGATTTTGGCGAAAACATGCCAAGTGATAACACGTTTTTAAATAATGGCATTGTGTTTCCTGACAGATCACCACAACCTGCTTTGTATGAAGTTAAAAAGGCTCATGAATATATAAACTTTAAGGATAAAGGCATTAATCGTCACGATGAGTTGCGAGTACTGGTCGAAAATTTATACGATTTTACCAACCTTAATCAATTTAATTTTAAAGCAGCCATAAAAGCTGATGGCAAAGTGCTAAAGACTATCAATTTTGATGATATTTCAGTTGAAACGCATACAGGAAAATTGATTCGTATTCCTTTAAAGAGTGTTGAATTTCAAGACAATACGGAATATTTTGTTCACTTCTCAGCTACTACAAAGGAGGATTGGGGAATATTGCCAAAAGGCTTTGAGGTCGCTCGTGAGCAAATTCCGCTATCAAGTAAATTCAAACAAACAAAAATTGAAATAGAGGAAAACACAGAGTTGGCTGTACAAAATAGTAAAGGCATTTTAACGATTAACAACGATGACCTAAGTGTTATTTTTAGTAAAAATGAAGGTCGTTTAACTTCTTATATTTTTAAAGGAAACGAATTATTAAAAGATGGCAAAGGACCAAAACCAAACTTTTGGAGAGCAGTAACAGACAATGATTTTGGCAATCGAATGGATGAAAAAAATATTGAATGGAAGCGCGCTTCTTTGGAATTAAAAGCATCAAGTGTTGAGTATAAAACTTTAAAAAATGGTTCAGTTTCAATAACAATAAATTATAATTTACCTGCAGTTGAAACTACTTTCGTTTCAAACTACACTATTTATGGAAATGGCGTCATTCATATTGAAAACACGTTAAATGAAACCTCATATGAAGGCGACATTCCAAGAATTGGTATGCGTTTACAACTGCCCAAATCTTATGAAAATCTAAGTTATTTAGGTCGTGGTCCACATGAAAATTATCAAGATAGAATGGCCTCAGCTTTTGTAGACTTATACATGTCAAAAATTAGCGAACAATACGTTCCATATATTCGTCCACAAGACAATGGATACAAAACTGACACACGTTGGTTGGCAATTGCAAATCAGCAAAACAATGGATTGCTTTTCGTATCAGCTTCCAAAAATTATTTGAGTTTTAGTGCCTTACACATGGAAAATGAAGATTTTGACACGACTCCTGGATTGGATTATAACAATTCTAATAAAAGTAAGCACACCATTGACATCACGGAAAAAGATTTAGTGCAAATCAACATCGATTTAGGACAACGAGGTCTGGCTGGTGATGATAGTTGGTGGTCTAAACCTCAAGAAAAATATCAATTCAAAGGAAATCAAAAACATGGTTACAGCTTTTATATAATTCCTTTTGAAAACAAAACAGCTGATGATTTTATTCCATTAAGCAAAACTTTTCGCAATCAAAATTAG
- a CDS encoding trehalase family glycosidase, translated as MKKVILLLIATLILGCKSELKTEHATGYLKFSENILDYRITPKDSIDKSGLMFSDQGAWFAYSLHKTNRGLIGFSGPFLMTQDNGIWSKLSPTIHITSGDHHDRVIDQEKDLISQNGYSSHLEQLIENDKIRINIELVYLNGNTALQRFKIKNKREGNFELNTSFVGGIPNIGLKLTKENNYIKVSSGKSNVLGYVRAIGLFDDFEVSENLYYDSHKSIELKPNETKSLIVSQTFIFPEYSWEQEKVLIERVDFDSVLNARKQEKNSQLKSLIENRKPQFQENKYAEVLAKAHLTLQNNWRIPAGEIEHEGLFPSYHYKWFNGFWSWDSWKHAVGLSYYDLRLAKEQVKLMFKFQNDDGFVADCVYRDTTIEAHNYRDTKPPLSAWAVAKIYEKDKDLEFVKYMYPKLKKYHYWWYNKRDNDQDGLCEYGSTDGSLIAAKWESGMDNAIRFDDSKILKNEESAYSLDQESVDLNAYLYAEKLFLSQLAEALNLNDASQYKSEAESLKVKIQTQFYDGNDGWFYDTNLDGTQFIKGEGSEGWTALWANAATQKQAEAVKNKMMNPNKFFTKVPFQTMSADHEKFDPLKGYWRGPNWLDQAYFGVKGLRNYGFNKEADKATIQIFEGAEGLLGKGKSIRENYHPLTGEGLHAQNFSWSAAHVIMLLMNEKND; from the coding sequence ATGAAAAAAGTAATACTCCTACTAATTGCTACATTAATTTTAGGTTGCAAATCAGAACTCAAAACTGAACATGCAACTGGTTATCTAAAATTCAGTGAAAACATTTTAGACTATCGCATTACACCTAAAGATTCGATTGACAAATCTGGGTTAATGTTTTCTGACCAAGGTGCTTGGTTTGCTTATAGTTTACATAAAACCAATAGGGGTTTAATTGGCTTTTCAGGCCCTTTTTTAATGACTCAAGATAATGGTATTTGGAGCAAACTTTCTCCTACTATTCACATAACTTCGGGTGACCACCATGATAGAGTTATTGACCAAGAAAAGGATTTAATTAGTCAAAATGGCTACAGTAGCCATCTAGAGCAACTGATAGAAAACGATAAAATTCGAATAAATATTGAATTAGTCTACTTAAATGGTAATACCGCTTTACAAAGGTTTAAAATTAAAAATAAGAGAGAAGGTAATTTTGAATTAAACACAAGTTTTGTTGGAGGAATACCAAATATTGGATTAAAACTCACGAAAGAAAATAATTATATTAAAGTTTCCTCAGGAAAATCAAATGTATTAGGCTATGTTAGAGCTATAGGATTATTTGATGATTTTGAAGTATCTGAGAATTTGTATTATGATTCTCATAAATCTATAGAACTGAAACCCAACGAAACAAAATCACTCATAGTTTCCCAAACCTTCATCTTCCCAGAATACTCTTGGGAACAAGAAAAAGTACTCATTGAACGTGTCGATTTTGACTCTGTTTTAAATGCCAGAAAACAAGAAAAAAATAGTCAGTTAAAATCACTTATAGAAAATAGAAAGCCACAATTTCAAGAAAACAAATATGCTGAAGTACTAGCCAAAGCACACTTAACATTGCAAAACAATTGGCGCATTCCAGCAGGCGAAATTGAGCATGAAGGCTTATTCCCTAGTTATCATTATAAATGGTTTAATGGTTTCTGGTCCTGGGATTCTTGGAAACATGCAGTTGGTTTATCGTATTACGATCTACGCTTAGCCAAAGAGCAAGTAAAACTCATGTTCAAATTTCAAAATGATGATGGTTTTGTGGCAGATTGTGTTTATCGGGACACAACTATTGAAGCTCATAACTATCGCGATACCAAACCACCTTTATCAGCTTGGGCAGTTGCCAAAATTTATGAAAAAGATAAGGATTTAGAGTTTGTAAAATACATGTATCCAAAACTTAAAAAATACCATTATTGGTGGTACAACAAACGTGATAACGACCAAGATGGACTTTGCGAATATGGTTCAACTGATGGTAGTTTGATAGCTGCCAAATGGGAAAGCGGCATGGACAATGCCATCAGGTTTGATGATTCTAAAATTCTAAAAAATGAAGAAAGCGCTTACTCTTTAGACCAAGAAAGCGTCGATTTGAATGCTTACCTCTATGCCGAAAAATTATTTTTGTCACAACTTGCAGAAGCCTTAAATTTAAACGATGCTTCACAGTATAAAAGTGAAGCAGAAAGTTTAAAAGTCAAAATTCAAACACAATTTTATGATGGAAATGATGGTTGGTTTTACGACACCAACTTAGATGGAACTCAATTTATAAAAGGTGAAGGTAGTGAAGGTTGGACAGCGCTTTGGGCAAATGCCGCAACTCAAAAACAAGCAGAAGCAGTAAAAAACAAAATGATGAATCCTAATAAATTTTTTACCAAAGTACCATTTCAAACCATGAGTGCTGACCATGAAAAATTTGATCCTTTAAAAGGGTATTGGAGAGGTCCAAATTGGTTAGATCAAGCTTATTTTGGAGTCAAAGGTTTACGTAATTACGGTTTTAATAAAGAAGCTGACAAAGCAACCATACAAATTTTTGAAGGTGCTGAAGGTCTCTTAGGTAAAGGGAAATCTATTAGAGAAAATTACCATCCATTAACTGGAGAAGGCTTACATGCTCAAAATTTTAGCTGGAGTGCAGCTCACGTCATCATGTTATTAATGAATGAAAAAAATGATTAA
- a CDS encoding PepSY-associated TM helix domain-containing protein — protein sequence MKFTNRAIHRDFGFFYFGLIIAFSFSGIILNHRQDWYPMDYVFESENISMTIPTELQKLNDKDYLIKISNQWTENKFDSHRLRDNQLRIYFKDNAIADIDIETGKGLLEYKRKVPFLGHTMYLHKTTNKFWIWYSDIFGAALILIAMTGILIPMGKKGFKQRGWKLAVLGILFPILFLILFS from the coding sequence ATGAAATTTACCAACAGAGCCATACATAGAGATTTTGGATTCTTCTATTTTGGATTAATTATTGCTTTTTCTTTTTCTGGAATTATTCTAAACCACAGACAAGACTGGTACCCTATGGATTATGTTTTCGAGTCTGAAAACATTAGTATGACCATACCAACTGAACTACAAAAACTAAACGATAAAGATTATCTTATAAAGATTTCTAATCAATGGACTGAAAACAAATTTGATAGTCATAGATTAAGAGATAACCAACTTAGAATTTACTTTAAAGACAATGCAATAGCAGATATTGATATTGAAACTGGAAAAGGCTTATTAGAATACAAAAGAAAAGTGCCTTTTTTAGGACACACTATGTATCTACATAAAACCACAAATAAATTCTGGATTTGGTATTCTGATATTTTTGGTGCGGCCTTGATTTTAATAGCAATGACTGGAATATTAATTCCAATGGGAAAGAAAGGTTTTAAACAAAGAGGATGGAAATTAGCTGTACTTGGGATACTATTTCCTATTCTATTTCTCATTCTTTTTTCTTAA
- a CDS encoding DUF4407 domain-containing protein, whose protein sequence is MLQQFFIICSGSDTDILKDCSKGEQNKYAGIGATVFFTALMAFIAASYALHTVFDNLLASVGFGLVWGLLIFNLDRYIVSTIKKTGNVIDELIQASPRIILAIIIAIVISKPLELKIFEKEINQVLLEQKNDFTLANKDQIAQQYIPTVEALNNNIKALKDEINLKETEVTNYYNTYIAEAEGRQGTLILGKGPVYKEKRDKHDASLAELQTLRDTNNAKIIQAEAQIAQLNSDYDSAVTTSQPIIDNFDGLMARVNALGELPWLPSFFIFLLFLAIETSPILAKLLSPKGEYDIKFLEEESKLKTWAEQQTYQRKAVLNTDNAINDRVYGDISEEEELYAYKKKIARELMKKQQEAFYKKQTKILG, encoded by the coding sequence ATGTTACAGCAATTTTTCATCATCTGCTCAGGCTCCGACACCGATATTTTAAAGGACTGTTCCAAAGGCGAGCAAAACAAATATGCAGGCATTGGTGCTACCGTATTCTTTACAGCATTAATGGCTTTTATAGCAGCAAGTTATGCACTTCATACAGTATTTGATAATCTACTTGCATCTGTAGGTTTTGGTCTTGTTTGGGGATTACTCATTTTTAATTTAGATAGATACATTGTATCAACTATCAAAAAAACTGGTAATGTTATTGATGAACTCATTCAAGCGTCACCCAGAATTATATTAGCTATAATTATTGCCATCGTTATTTCAAAACCTTTAGAATTAAAGATATTTGAAAAAGAAATCAATCAAGTATTATTAGAGCAAAAAAACGATTTCACATTAGCAAATAAAGACCAAATTGCACAACAATATATCCCAACAGTAGAAGCATTAAATAATAATATTAAAGCTTTAAAAGATGAAATTAATTTAAAAGAAACCGAAGTCACCAATTACTACAATACCTATATTGCTGAAGCTGAAGGGCGCCAAGGCACATTGATTTTAGGCAAAGGACCAGTTTATAAAGAAAAACGAGATAAACACGATGCAAGTTTGGCAGAGTTACAAACTTTAAGAGACACTAATAATGCAAAAATCATACAAGCGGAAGCTCAGATAGCACAATTAAATTCGGACTATGATTCCGCTGTAACAACCTCACAGCCAATAATTGATAATTTTGATGGTTTAATGGCTCGTGTTAATGCTTTAGGTGAATTACCTTGGCTCCCTTCTTTCTTTATTTTTCTACTATTCCTAGCTATTGAAACCTCTCCTATTCTCGCAAAGTTACTGTCTCCAAAAGGTGAATATGATATCAAGTTTTTAGAAGAAGAGTCGAAACTCAAGACTTGGGCAGAACAACAAACATATCAGCGAAAAGCTGTTTTAAATACTGATAATGCAATTAATGATCGTGTGTATGGAGATATAAGTGAAGAAGAAGAGCTTTATGCTTACAAAAAGAAAATTGCAAGAGAGCTCATGAAAAAGCAACAGGAAGCCTTCTATAAAAAGCAAACTAAAATCTTAGGATAA
- a CDS encoding thioredoxin-like domain-containing protein codes for MLKKTTLLILIISLLSCQSKKKRFADLNLHFTSNLKIDSVFISNITQDREFQFLPFSNKMHIEFNDSINDLYNINFYTEKGLIMNQMWLNGNQVTIKGSISNKITIDTVIGSNLYYKSTAFKKKYKKLVDEDSLDSSKINLFLLEHTKNNVNNPLSIEISNHFFLRNINNKKQLNNIYTILTNQPNDIKVHLLNPIKKIENILTDKKIDFSKHTFYDDKNNLVNISLDEAKTYLIDFWFVNCPPCVKDHMLIAKKLKTLKQNNIELISISTDNDHNTWIDYLRKNNYNWSNFREIENYNNRITTKNLITVFPTYLVIKKGNILKRSHSFSFIEEYLSIK; via the coding sequence ATGCTAAAAAAAACTACCCTCTTAATTTTAATAATTTCATTACTCTCTTGCCAATCAAAGAAAAAAAGATTTGCTGATTTAAACCTACATTTTACAAGTAACTTAAAGATTGACAGTGTATTTATTTCCAATATAACACAAGACAGAGAGTTTCAGTTCCTTCCATTTTCCAATAAAATGCACATAGAATTCAATGATAGCATTAATGACTTATATAATATAAATTTTTATACAGAAAAGGGGTTAATCATGAACCAAATGTGGCTTAATGGTAATCAAGTAACAATAAAAGGAAGTATATCAAATAAAATAACCATTGATACAGTTATTGGCTCTAACCTATATTATAAATCTACTGCTTTTAAAAAAAAATACAAAAAGCTAGTAGATGAGGATTCCTTAGATAGCTCTAAAATAAATTTATTTCTTTTAGAGCATACTAAAAATAACGTTAACAATCCCTTATCTATTGAAATTTCAAATCATTTTTTTCTTAGAAATATTAACAACAAGAAACAACTTAATAACATATATACTATTCTAACAAATCAACCAAACGATATAAAAGTTCATCTATTGAATCCTATAAAAAAAATCGAAAACATTCTTACAGATAAAAAAATAGATTTTTCAAAACATACTTTTTACGATGACAAAAATAACCTTGTAAATATTTCATTAGACGAAGCTAAAACATATCTTATTGACTTTTGGTTTGTTAACTGTCCTCCTTGTGTAAAAGACCATATGCTAATAGCTAAAAAATTAAAGACTCTCAAACAAAATAATATTGAGCTAATAAGTATATCTACAGATAATGACCACAATACTTGGATTGACTACCTAAGAAAAAATAATTATAATTGGTCTAACTTCAGAGAAATTGAAAATTATAATAATAGAATAACAACAAAAAACCTAATTACAGTATTTCCAACTTACCTTGTAATAAAAAAAGGTAACATATTAAAAAGGTCTCATTCCTTTTCATTCATTGAGGAATATTTAAGTATTAAATAG
- a CDS encoding M56 family metallopeptidase, producing MALYLLKFSGCLLIFLAFYKLVLEKENMHAFKRFFLLAALVLSISIPLVTFTQYVDYSPLTFNEVSQDMLIANNPIEIETTTSYTPYIIWSIYLIGVLIFGFKFIRNLYRLNYKIKHNPKQRYYEFTHVLLKDLIVPHTFFNYIFFNKSKFEANQIPEEVFWHEQTHATQKHSIDVVFIEALQVLLWFNPLIYIIKHAIKLNHEFLADQGVLRKGINTNTYQKIILAFSSNATQPQLANAINYSLIKKRFTVMKTQTTKRGVWLRSLVLLPLLAIMLYSFSDTKVIEKTSEEVSDTNYTARSINIEVFNNGTYEIEGTKATKKTFASVINQLHQDITPEIRNQIINVHVNNGKAVLDEDVWFIYNSVIDYGFHRIVTYNQEIIREKGNKPFAITNTDTYEQQKATKLNTQNKYYRIITYLDKDGLVLLPNGWHPVTNLKQSFSRFHNKSKADSTEIELLIHKKSSKNATSEVIDILNSFGTLKTKYVDKLGWETNSRKPNAQQKATKAQIKEYNTIARKYNSMSKNDMVIKKTDIERLKYIYSIMNAEQKKNTEPFPNIPAPPAPKAPRDIEVEEVMPPPPPPIPANATPEQKAKYKKIISEYAKKYPESVTRYKSKSGEIIEEVEVPTNLLPPPPPPPVPHNATPEQKKKYKENIKKYKLAVAESRQNMAKVREAKSTERTQLIEVKEQYAAERKASQEVKLARVAEMKVKQEKLQRIVERQAISEERKAQLVKEKLKHVEERKAETEKRQEMLKKEKLKHVEERKVLAEQKRKHAIAAKVKRQEENIARREMNIPPSPPKSPLDHVIEMAKKDAIFYFEGKEISSDEAIKKIKQGSKINIKSYNKDDKPKVYLSTKPIVVEMKKKN from the coding sequence ATGGCACTATATCTTTTAAAATTTTCGGGATGCCTTTTAATCTTTTTAGCCTTTTACAAATTGGTATTAGAAAAAGAAAATATGCATGCATTTAAGCGATTTTTCCTTTTGGCTGCACTTGTCTTATCAATAAGCATTCCTTTGGTGACGTTCACTCAATACGTTGATTATTCTCCTCTAACTTTTAACGAGGTTTCACAAGATATGCTTATTGCTAATAACCCCATAGAAATTGAGACAACTACTAGTTATACACCTTATATTATTTGGTCCATATACTTAATTGGTGTATTAATATTTGGTTTTAAATTTATTAGAAATCTCTATCGATTAAACTATAAAATAAAACATAACCCAAAGCAACGTTATTACGAATTCACACACGTATTATTAAAAGATTTAATAGTACCTCACACCTTTTTCAATTATATCTTCTTTAATAAATCTAAATTTGAAGCCAACCAAATACCTGAAGAAGTATTTTGGCACGAACAAACACATGCAACACAAAAACACAGTATAGATGTTGTCTTTATTGAGGCTTTACAAGTACTGCTTTGGTTTAATCCGCTAATCTATATTATTAAGCACGCCATTAAATTAAACCATGAGTTTTTGGCAGACCAAGGCGTATTACGTAAAGGGATTAACACCAACACCTATCAAAAAATTATTTTGGCATTCTCATCAAATGCTACACAACCACAACTGGCTAATGCCATAAACTATTCATTAATTAAAAAACGATTTACAGTTATGAAAACTCAAACTACAAAACGAGGTGTTTGGCTTCGAAGTCTAGTACTACTACCTCTTTTAGCAATTATGTTGTATAGCTTTAGCGATACAAAAGTTATTGAAAAAACTTCTGAAGAAGTTTCAGATACTAATTATACAGCTAGAAGCATTAACATCGAAGTATTCAACAATGGCACTTATGAAATAGAAGGCACTAAAGCTACTAAAAAAACATTTGCATCAGTTATTAACCAATTGCATCAAGACATTACTCCTGAAATACGTAATCAAATTATAAATGTTCATGTTAATAATGGAAAAGCTGTTTTAGATGAAGACGTATGGTTTATTTATAATTCAGTAATTGATTATGGCTTTCATCGCATTGTTACTTACAACCAAGAAATAATTCGAGAAAAAGGGAACAAACCTTTTGCTATTACAAATACAGATACCTATGAACAACAAAAAGCTACCAAGCTAAATACTCAAAACAAATATTATAGAATAATAACTTATTTAGACAAAGATGGTCTTGTATTACTTCCTAACGGATGGCATCCTGTTACTAACTTAAAACAAAGTTTTAGTAGATTTCACAATAAATCTAAAGCGGATTCTACAGAAATTGAACTATTAATTCATAAGAAAAGTTCAAAAAATGCAACTTCGGAAGTTATTGATATTCTAAATAGTTTTGGAACATTAAAAACCAAATATGTAGACAAATTAGGTTGGGAAACTAATAGCAGAAAACCAAATGCACAACAAAAAGCAACAAAAGCTCAAATCAAAGAGTACAATACTATAGCGAGAAAATACAACAGCATGTCTAAAAATGATATGGTTATTAAGAAAACTGACATAGAGCGATTAAAATACATTTATAGCATTATGAATGCTGAGCAAAAAAAGAATACAGAACCATTTCCAAATATTCCAGCTCCACCTGCACCAAAAGCTCCTAGAGATATTGAGGTAGAAGAAGTAATGCCTCCACCACCACCTCCAATTCCAGCCAATGCCACACCTGAGCAAAAAGCTAAGTATAAAAAGATAATTTCGGAGTATGCAAAAAAATATCCTGAAAGTGTTACTAGATATAAATCTAAATCTGGAGAAATTATTGAAGAAGTTGAAGTCCCAACTAACTTACTCCCACCACCTCCACCACCTCCAGTGCCTCACAATGCAACACCTGAACAAAAGAAAAAGTATAAAGAAAACATTAAAAAATATAAACTTGCTGTTGCAGAATCTAGACAAAACATGGCTAAGGTTAGAGAGGCAAAAAGTACTGAAAGAACTCAGCTTATTGAAGTAAAAGAACAATATGCTGCTGAAAGAAAAGCATCGCAAGAAGTTAAACTGGCTCGAGTTGCTGAAATGAAGGTGAAACAAGAGAAATTGCAACGTATTGTAGAAAGACAAGCCATTAGCGAAGAGCGTAAAGCACAATTAGTAAAAGAAAAACTAAAACATGTTGAAGAACGCAAAGCTGAAACTGAAAAGCGCCAAGAAATGCTAAAAAAGGAAAAACTAAAGCACGTAGAAGAGCGTAAGGTTTTAGCTGAACAAAAAAGAAAACATGCTATCGCTGCAAAAGTAAAACGTCAAGAAGAAAATATAGCTAGACGAGAAATGAACATTCCTCCATCTCCTCCAAAGTCCCCTTTAGACCATGTTATCGAAATGGCTAAAAAAGATGCTATTTTCTATTTTGAAGGAAAAGAAATTTCATCAGATGAAGCCATTAAAAAAATAAAACAAGGTTCTAAAATAAATATTAAATCTTATAATAAGGATGATAAGCCAAAAGTCTATCTTTCTACAAAACCGATAGTAGTAGAAATGAAGAAAAAGAATTAA
- a CDS encoding BlaI/MecI/CopY family transcriptional regulator, with protein MQLSKTEEQLMQHLWKLEKAFMKDLLDAYDDPKPATTTIATLLKRMSGKGFIAYNLYGKSREYYPLVKKKDYFSKHVNGLIKHFFNDSATQFASFFTQETDLSKDELESLKEIIDNEIKKK; from the coding sequence ATGCAATTATCCAAAACCGAAGAACAACTAATGCAACATTTATGGAAGCTTGAAAAAGCATTTATGAAAGATCTTCTTGATGCTTACGACGACCCTAAACCAGCAACCACAACTATTGCAACACTATTAAAACGTATGTCTGGAAAAGGGTTTATAGCTTACAATCTCTACGGAAAATCAAGAGAATATTACCCGCTTGTAAAAAAGAAAGATTATTTCTCTAAGCATGTAAATGGGCTTATAAAACACTTTTTTAATGATAGTGCTACGCAGTTTGCATCGTTCTTTACTCAAGAAACGGACTTAAGCAAGGATGAGCTTGAAAGTCTAAAAGAAATTATTGATAACGAAATTAAAAAGAAGTAA